One segment of Shewanella piezotolerans WP3 DNA contains the following:
- a CDS encoding ion channel protein Tsx → MNKKWLCLALLVSPTAMADNMINWWDASVTALYGDNYDLAPSDSQTTFTFETAGDWKYGDWFAFQDVIYFNGNNGGKDSTTYGEISTHFSAGKILGKEIAIGPISDLSLALTFEEGEGPVKSWLYGLGMDLNVPYFSYFQLNTYRRHATGSDNISDGWQLTPAFRMDFPVGNSNIVFDGFFDWVFATDEDAYETNFHFNPQLKYDLGAVVFGEHKKNKLFVGIEYDYWKNKYGVDGIDQNTYSVIAKYHF, encoded by the coding sequence ATGAATAAGAAATGGTTATGCCTAGCGCTACTCGTCAGCCCAACTGCAATGGCTGACAATATGATTAATTGGTGGGATGCAAGCGTCACAGCGCTATACGGTGATAATTACGACTTGGCACCGTCTGACTCACAAACTACTTTCACCTTTGAAACTGCAGGTGACTGGAAGTATGGTGATTGGTTTGCTTTCCAAGATGTTATTTATTTTAATGGTAATAATGGTGGTAAAGACAGCACCACTTACGGCGAGATATCGACCCATTTTAGCGCAGGGAAAATTCTAGGTAAAGAGATCGCCATTGGTCCAATTAGCGATCTATCTCTCGCGCTCACCTTCGAAGAAGGTGAAGGCCCAGTAAAAAGCTGGCTATATGGTTTAGGTATGGATTTGAATGTCCCCTACTTCAGCTATTTTCAACTCAATACCTATCGCAGACACGCAACGGGTAGCGATAACATCAGCGATGGTTGGCAGTTAACTCCAGCATTTAGAATGGACTTCCCTGTTGGTAATTCTAATATCGTATTTGATGGCTTCTTTGATTGGGTATTCGCAACTGATGAAGATGCGTATGAAACCAACTTTCACTTCAACCCACAGCTAAAGTATGATCTAGGCGCAGTAGTTTTCGGTGAGCATAAAAAGAATAAACTGTTTGTCGGTATCGAATACGATTACTGGAAGAACAAATATGGTGTCGATGGTATCGATCAGAACACCTACTCAGTGATTGCAAAATATCACTTCTAA
- the udp gene encoding uridine phosphorylase: MSDVFHLGLTKEMLDGASLAIVPGDPERVKRIAELMENATFLASHREYTSYLAYIDGKPVVVCSTGIGGPSTSIAVEELAQLGVRTFLRVGTTGAIQPQVNVGDVIVTQASVRLDGASLHFAPMEFPAVANFECTTAMVEASRDAGLEPHIGITASSDTFYPGQERYDTVSGRITRQFKGSMQEWQDLGVLNYEMESSTLFTMCASQGWRAACVAGVIVNRTQQEIPDEATMKKTEVSAVSIVVAAAKKLLA, from the coding sequence ATGTCTGATGTATTTCATTTAGGCTTAACCAAAGAGATGCTCGATGGCGCAAGTTTAGCTATCGTTCCAGGTGATCCAGAAAGAGTTAAACGTATTGCAGAGCTGATGGAGAACGCGACATTTCTTGCAAGCCACCGCGAATATACCAGTTATCTAGCCTATATCGACGGTAAGCCCGTTGTGGTGTGTTCAACAGGTATCGGTGGACCATCCACCTCTATCGCTGTTGAAGAGTTGGCTCAGCTAGGTGTACGTACCTTCTTACGTGTTGGAACGACAGGTGCTATTCAGCCACAGGTTAATGTTGGAGACGTGATTGTTACTCAAGCTTCTGTCCGTCTAGATGGCGCTAGCTTGCACTTCGCTCCAATGGAGTTTCCGGCGGTTGCAAACTTTGAATGTACTACAGCGATGGTTGAAGCGAGCCGTGATGCAGGTTTAGAGCCTCATATCGGTATCACTGCGTCATCTGACACCTTCTACCCAGGGCAAGAGCGTTACGATACGGTTTCTGGCCGCATCACTCGTCAGTTCAAAGGGTCAATGCAAGAGTGGCAAGATCTTGGTGTGCTTAACTATGAAATGGAGTCTTCAACGCTATTTACCATGTGTGCTTCACAAGGTTGGCGTGCAGCGTGTGTAGCGGGCGTCATTGTGAACCGTACGCAGCAAGAGATCCCAGATGAAGCGACGATGAAGAAAACAGAAGTGAGTGCTGTTTCTATTGTTGTAGCTGCTGCTAAAAAGCTGTTGGCATAA
- a CDS encoding SPFH domain-containing protein, which translates to MFIFTIFVLFVFFILYKLLLIVPMREVNVIERLGKFRVVLQPGFHFLIPFFDRVAYKHEIREQVLDVPPQSCISKDNTQLEVDGLVYLKVMDGKLASYGIEDYRLAAVNLAQTTMRSEIGKLSLSQTFSERDSLNESIVREIDKASDPWGIKVLRYEIKNITPSRKVIHTLEKQMEAERSKRAEITLANAEKAAMINLSQGERQEAINLSEGEKQRRINEAKGMAAEITIIAKAKTEGMELVSTALAQDGGNEAMNMQLKEQFISQIGKILDEADVSIVPAELAKLEGFFEGMEQVTHAVSANSAKGAR; encoded by the coding sequence ATGTTTATATTTACAATATTTGTTCTATTTGTTTTTTTCATCCTCTATAAGCTGCTACTTATTGTGCCAATGCGCGAAGTCAACGTGATTGAGCGTTTAGGAAAGTTTCGTGTGGTATTACAACCAGGGTTTCATTTTTTGATCCCGTTTTTTGATCGAGTTGCTTATAAGCATGAGATCCGTGAACAAGTTTTAGACGTACCACCGCAAAGCTGTATTTCAAAAGATAATACCCAGCTTGAGGTTGATGGCTTGGTATACCTAAAGGTGATGGATGGAAAGTTAGCCAGTTATGGCATTGAGGATTACCGTCTTGCTGCCGTTAACCTTGCACAAACAACTATGCGTTCTGAGATTGGTAAATTAAGCCTAAGTCAAACGTTCTCCGAGCGAGATAGCTTAAATGAATCAATTGTACGTGAGATTGATAAGGCTTCTGATCCTTGGGGGATCAAAGTGCTGCGTTACGAGATAAAGAACATTACTCCGTCTCGAAAGGTGATCCACACACTAGAGAAGCAGATGGAAGCTGAGCGTAGTAAACGTGCTGAAATCACGTTAGCTAATGCCGAAAAAGCGGCGATGATCAACCTTTCGCAAGGTGAACGTCAGGAAGCAATTAACTTGTCAGAGGGTGAAAAGCAGCGCCGTATTAATGAAGCAAAAGGTATGGCTGCTGAGATCACCATTATTGCCAAAGCGAAAACAGAAGGGATGGAATTAGTCTCTACAGCGCTCGCACAAGATGGTGGTAATGAAGCGATGAATATGCAACTAAAAGAGCAGTTCATTAGCCAAATTGGTAAAATTCTGGATGAGGCCGATGTGTCAATTGTGCCTGCTGAGCTGGCCAAACTGGAAGGTTTTTTTGAAGGTATGGAGCAAGTTACTCATGCCGTGTCAGCTAATTCAGCGAAAGGAGCACGCTAA
- a CDS encoding YdcH family protein: MFPEYRELISKLKTSDTHFQKKFNKHNQLDEEIKNLEQHSASDYTPEVHELKLQKLHLKEEIYDILKGHSA, translated from the coding sequence ATGTTTCCAGAATATAGAGAATTAATAAGCAAACTTAAAACTTCTGATACTCACTTCCAGAAAAAATTTAATAAGCATAATCAGCTCGATGAAGAGATTAAAAATCTGGAACAGCACAGCGCAAGCGACTATACCCCAGAGGTACACGAACTAAAGCTGCAGAAGCTGCATTTGAAAGAGGAGATCTACGATATTTTGAAAGGTCATTCAGCTTAG
- a CDS encoding NUDIX domain-containing protein, whose product MAYNDKFRLSCHAVILREGVDETEVLLLKATYGSCSWGLPGGALEPGETIHQALIRECQEELGLSINVQYLSGVYYHSTYESQAFIFRCEIDKSAEITLSEEHSEYQFVAISSLSVVQKARVLDCIEFTGVVISRKF is encoded by the coding sequence ATGGCATACAACGACAAATTTAGATTGAGTTGTCACGCAGTCATACTGCGAGAGGGCGTTGATGAGACGGAGGTCTTGTTGTTAAAAGCAACCTATGGCTCTTGCTCCTGGGGTCTGCCTGGCGGTGCGTTAGAACCTGGGGAGACTATCCATCAAGCGCTTATTAGAGAATGCCAAGAAGAGCTTGGTTTGAGCATCAATGTTCAATATCTGTCAGGGGTTTATTATCACAGCACGTATGAGTCCCAAGCATTTATCTTTCGCTGTGAAATTGATAAGTCAGCGGAAATAACATTGAGTGAAGAGCATTCAGAGTACCAGTTTGTTGCTATATCCTCGCTTTCTGTGGTGCAGAAAGCGAGAGTGCTTGATTGTATTGAATTTACAGGTGTTGTGATTAGCCGTAAGTTTTAA
- a CDS encoding radical SAM protein: MLNYIEPVFRPPSEWKSLILQVTNGCSWNQCSFCDMYTASQKRFRAQKIDKVEQELLKVSSSQAHISRVFLADGDAMTLPFARLEEICLLIKKYLPSVTRISSYCLPRNINNKTPEQLQRLRELGLSLLYIGCESGDDEVLKRINKGETFASSLAALQKIKAAGIKSSVMILNGLGGVSLSRQHAQQSAKLMNEAQPEFLSTLVVTLPLGTQRMDEAFDGHFQLPNQMQLFKEMQLLLSHLALDKTIFRSDHASNYLVLKGVLGKDKVALLSQVEAAMNTPERIQLRQEWQRGL, from the coding sequence GTGCTAAATTATATTGAACCTGTATTTAGACCTCCTTCGGAGTGGAAATCACTCATTCTGCAGGTGACCAATGGTTGTAGTTGGAACCAGTGCAGCTTCTGCGATATGTACACTGCCAGCCAGAAGCGTTTTCGCGCGCAAAAAATTGATAAAGTAGAACAAGAGCTGCTCAAAGTCTCCAGCTCCCAAGCTCACATATCCAGAGTGTTCTTGGCTGATGGCGATGCCATGACGCTACCATTTGCCAGATTGGAAGAGATCTGCCTACTGATAAAAAAATACCTACCATCAGTGACACGGATCAGTAGCTATTGTTTGCCTCGCAATATTAACAACAAGACGCCGGAGCAGTTACAACGATTGCGAGAACTAGGATTAAGTTTGCTCTACATCGGCTGTGAAAGTGGTGATGATGAAGTACTTAAGCGGATCAACAAAGGGGAAACGTTTGCTTCCTCATTGGCCGCGCTGCAAAAGATAAAGGCGGCTGGCATCAAGTCATCAGTAATGATTCTAAATGGTCTCGGCGGGGTGTCGTTGTCACGGCAGCATGCACAGCAATCAGCAAAGCTGATGAATGAGGCACAACCGGAATTCTTGTCAACGCTGGTGGTGACGCTGCCACTGGGCACTCAGCGTATGGATGAGGCGTTTGATGGGCATTTCCAGTTGCCAAATCAGATGCAATTGTTTAAAGAGATGCAGTTATTGCTGAGTCATTTAGCACTAGATAAAACCATTTTTCGTTCTGATCATGCTTCTAATTACTTAGTATTAAAAGGCGTGTTGGGTAAAGATAAAGTCGCGCTATTGAGCCAGGTTGAGGCCGCAATGAATACGCCTGAACGTATTCAACTGCGACAAGAGTGGCAACGAGGTTTGTAG
- a CDS encoding GNAT family N-acetyltransferase, which yields MLWKSLAFSELTLDELYELLKLRVDVFVVEQNCPYPELDNKDRHSQTQHLLGVDGQGVIQAYARVLAPGVSYPDASIGRVIVSEAVRGGGVAHILMQKAISISTKKWPEHNIQLGGQEHLKGFYQKLGFEPVSEMYLEDGIPHLDMLLTREAS from the coding sequence TTGTTGTGGAAATCGCTAGCTTTTTCGGAGCTTACACTCGATGAATTGTATGAGCTACTCAAGCTGAGAGTAGATGTGTTTGTGGTTGAGCAAAACTGTCCTTATCCAGAGTTGGACAATAAGGATCGCCATAGCCAAACCCAACACCTTTTAGGTGTCGATGGGCAAGGCGTCATTCAAGCTTATGCACGCGTGCTAGCGCCAGGTGTGAGTTACCCAGATGCCAGTATTGGCCGTGTGATTGTTTCTGAAGCAGTTCGCGGGGGGGGAGTTGCGCATATCTTAATGCAAAAGGCCATTTCGATATCAACCAAAAAGTGGCCCGAGCATAATATTCAGTTAGGTGGGCAGGAGCACTTAAAAGGCTTCTATCAAAAGCTCGGTTTTGAGCCCGTATCGGAAATGTATCTTGAGGATGGGATCCCTCATCTCGATATGCTACTAACGCGTGAAGCTTCATAG
- a CDS encoding SPFH domain-containing protein: protein MFAAINTDLIVMAIWGLIFAIFVVKLFQSIRLVPTKSAYIVERLGKYHSTLDAGFHALVPFVDKVAYVHDLKEETIDVPPQECFSCDEVNVEVDGVIYISVIDPVKASYGVVDYRYAAIQLAQTTTRSVIGTLDLDRTFEERDVISAKVVEVLDQAGAMWGIRVHRYEIKNITPPETVKNAMEMQVNAEREKRALLAKSEGDKQSKINRSEGVKAETINHSEGEMQRRINEAEGKGEEILTIARATAESIERMATVIAAPGGKNVVRMQLGAQYLKQMDGLSSSKSKVVLPGNMMDFDHWMNSIGLEESKTKK from the coding sequence ATGTTTGCAGCAATTAATACTGATCTGATTGTGATGGCAATTTGGGGACTTATCTTTGCCATTTTCGTGGTTAAGTTGTTTCAATCGATTCGCTTGGTACCGACAAAGTCGGCCTATATTGTAGAGCGTTTGGGTAAGTATCACTCAACCTTAGATGCAGGTTTCCATGCGTTAGTGCCTTTTGTCGATAAAGTTGCATATGTACATGACTTAAAAGAAGAGACTATCGACGTTCCACCACAAGAGTGTTTCTCTTGTGACGAGGTTAATGTTGAGGTTGATGGGGTTATTTATATTTCGGTTATTGATCCAGTTAAAGCTAGCTATGGTGTGGTTGATTATCGTTATGCAGCTATCCAATTGGCACAAACGACTACCCGTTCGGTGATTGGTACCCTAGATCTTGACCGTACCTTTGAAGAGCGAGATGTCATTAGTGCCAAGGTGGTTGAAGTACTTGATCAAGCTGGTGCTATGTGGGGGATCCGAGTTCATCGTTACGAAATTAAGAACATCACCCCACCTGAAACGGTTAAAAATGCCATGGAGATGCAAGTCAATGCTGAGCGAGAAAAGCGTGCATTGTTAGCTAAAAGTGAAGGTGACAAACAAAGTAAGATTAATCGCTCTGAAGGTGTAAAAGCTGAAACCATTAACCACTCTGAAGGTGAAATGCAACGTCGTATCAATGAAGCTGAAGGTAAGGGCGAAGAGATATTAACCATTGCTCGCGCAACTGCTGAATCGATCGAACGAATGGCGACAGTTATCGCAGCGCCTGGTGGTAAGAACGTGGTGCGTATGCAACTTGGGGCTCAATATCTAAAGCAGATGGACGGGCTGAGTTCAAGCAAGAGTAAAGTGGTCTTGCCGGGCAATATGATGGACTTTGACCATTGGATGAATAGTATCGGCCTAGAAGAATCTAAGACTAAAAAGTAG
- a CDS encoding NfeD family protein, producing MELSNPILIWAVIGLFLMLAEIILPGGIVILLGAACLVVAGALATGLVEGIVQSLTLWFIASMVLLLLFRQVTQKLVGGDAHVDNTDEELDLFNQSAIVKQTIGPAQKTGRIEFQGSEWPALGDGSEIAVGSQVRVICRDNIALVVEPLAGQAENLTNT from the coding sequence ATGGAGTTATCAAATCCTATCTTGATCTGGGCTGTCATCGGCCTATTTCTGATGTTAGCGGAGATTATTTTACCAGGTGGTATTGTGATTCTTCTCGGTGCTGCTTGTTTGGTAGTGGCTGGAGCATTAGCGACGGGTTTAGTTGAAGGTATTGTTCAAAGCCTAACCCTTTGGTTTATCGCTTCCATGGTGCTTTTACTGCTATTTAGGCAGGTAACGCAAAAGCTCGTAGGTGGTGATGCCCATGTGGATAATACCGATGAAGAGTTAGATCTCTTCAATCAATCTGCCATCGTCAAGCAAACAATCGGTCCTGCACAAAAAACGGGTCGTATCGAATTTCAGGGAAGTGAATGGCCTGCACTCGGTGATGGTAGTGAAATCGCTGTCGGTAGCCAAGTAAGAGTTATCTGTCGAGATAATATCGCCTTAGTTGTCGAGCCGTTAGCTGGGCAAGCTGAAAACTTAACAAATACCTAG
- a CDS encoding mechanosensitive ion channel family protein, whose amino-acid sequence MNEQGLDQEIAQLQNAYSMITEFIVQYSFSILGAALIFLIGLWVAAKASNLVTRLFEKHEIDITLSNFTSNFVRILIILLVGVIALGKLGISVTPMVAAIGAASLGAGLALQGMLANYAAGITIIVTRPFIVGNTIEVKGVSGLVKDIHLGMTVLTNEEGEQINVPNKHIVGEVLHNSFANKLVETTLNISYQTDPEQVVAILKRVLTDSTQVSDGEHAQVGINDFNSIGIEIGIRYWVATESYFQDKYQTNSSLIKALREANIEIPCPVREIHIQAP is encoded by the coding sequence ATGAATGAACAAGGTTTAGATCAAGAGATAGCTCAATTACAAAATGCCTATAGCATGATCACTGAGTTTATCGTGCAATATAGCTTTAGTATTTTAGGTGCTGCGCTTATTTTTTTAATAGGCTTATGGGTTGCAGCTAAAGCGTCCAACCTTGTTACCCGTCTTTTTGAAAAACATGAAATAGACATTACCCTCAGTAATTTCACCAGTAACTTTGTCCGTATCCTAATCATCCTATTAGTTGGCGTTATCGCCCTTGGAAAACTTGGGATTAGCGTTACTCCTATGGTTGCCGCGATTGGTGCTGCATCGTTAGGCGCAGGCCTAGCTCTACAAGGGATGCTGGCAAACTATGCCGCAGGTATCACTATCATAGTGACTCGCCCTTTCATTGTCGGCAACACTATTGAAGTAAAAGGAGTTAGCGGGCTAGTTAAGGATATTCATTTAGGAATGACAGTGCTCACCAATGAAGAGGGTGAACAAATAAATGTACCTAATAAACATATAGTGGGTGAGGTATTGCATAACTCATTTGCGAATAAGCTGGTAGAAACCACGCTCAATATCAGCTATCAAACCGATCCTGAACAGGTTGTAGCAATCCTCAAACGAGTATTAACAGACAGCACTCAGGTGAGTGATGGTGAGCATGCACAAGTGGGGATAAACGATTTTAATAGTATAGGTATTGAAATTGGCATTCGTTATTGGGTGGCTACCGAAAGCTATTTCCAAGATAAATACCAGACCAACTCCAGCTTAATCAAAGCACTTAGAGAAGCAAACATAGAGATCCCTTGCCCTGTCAGAGAGATCCATATTCAAGCGCCATAA